A genomic region of Desulfuromonas sp. TF contains the following coding sequences:
- a CDS encoding PEGA domain-containing protein, with protein MLKLVAAALLTFFTSACAHQAVILSDPPGARVMIDGKLVGVTPCNFDYNNSAGEDYEVTVSKEGYGTVHHDIAAVEVDRATRNKLLTAGLIIPGGSALMLGALFTKKLRDNYEFVLKKSSTVTARAESAGEKTF; from the coding sequence ATGCTCAAATTGGTTGCCGCTGCACTGCTGACTTTTTTCACCAGCGCGTGCGCCCATCAGGCGGTGATTCTCTCAGACCCTCCCGGAGCTCGGGTGATGATCGACGGCAAACTTGTGGGGGTGACCCCCTGTAACTTTGATTACAATAACAGTGCCGGTGAAGATTACGAGGTAACCGTCAGCAAGGAAGGATACGGAACCGTTCATCATGATATCGCGGCCGTTGAGGTGGACCGGGCAACCCGAAACAAGCTACTTACGGCCGGCCTCATAATCCCGGGAGGAAGCGCCCTCATGCTGGGAGCTCTTTTCACAAAAAAACTCAGGGATAATTACGAGTTCGTCCTGAAAAAATCATCGACTGTAACCGCCAGAGCGGAATCAGCTGGCGAAAAAACTTTCTGA